The following proteins are encoded in a genomic region of Leishmania major strain Friedlin complete genome, chromosome 25:
- a CDS encoding putative ATPase beta subunit: MLSRVQSAMIRRAAGVRAASSAVAAAAAKPAEHKGRVGYVSQVIGAVVDVHFSEGVPPVLTALDVTEDLGRDEPLTLEIVQHLDANTGRCIAMQTTDLLKLKSKVVSTGGNISVPVGRETLGRIFNVLGDAIDQRGPVGEKMRMAIHAEAPKLADQAAEDTILTTGIKVIDLILPYCKGGKIGLFGGAGVGKTVIIMELINNVAKGHGGFSVFAGVGERTREGTDLYLEMMQSKVIDLKGESKCVLVYGQMNEPPGARARVAQSALTMAEYFRDVEGQNVLLFIDNIFRFTQANSEVSALLGRIPAAVGYQPTLAEDLGMLQERITSTTKGSITSVQAVYVPADDITDPAPATTFSHLDATTVLDRAVAESGIYPAVNPLECASRIMDPDVIDVDHYNVAQDIVQMLTKYKELQDIIAVLGIDELSEEDKVVVDRARKVTRFLSQPFQVAEVFTGMTGHYVQLVDTVESFSGLLMGSYDQIPEMAFYMVGGIKSVLEKAKAMAEEAAAMEKQRRARQAANASDSQ; the protein is encoded by the coding sequence ATGCTGTCCCGTGTGCAGTCTGCGATGattcgccgcgccgctggggtgcgcgctgcgtcgtcggcggtggctgccgctgccgcgaagCCTGCGGAGCACAAGGGCCGCGTCGGCTACGTGTCGCAGGTCATTGGTGCGGTGGTGGACGTGCACTTCTcggagggcgtgccgcccgtgctgacggcgctggaTGTGACGGAGGACCTTGGCCGTGATGAGCCGCTGACGCTGGAGATCGTGCAGCACTTGGACGCGAACACCGGCCGCTGCATTGCGATGCAGACGACGGACCTGCTGAAGCTGAAGTCGAAGGTTGTGTCGACCGGCGGCAACATCTCTGTGCCGGTGGGCCGTGAGACGCTGGGCCGCATCTTCAACGTTCTGGGCGATGCGATCGACCAGCGCGGCCCCGTGGGCGAGAAGATGCGCATGGCGATCCACGCCGAGGCCCCGAAGCTGGCGGATCAGGCCGCAGAGGACACGATCCTGACGACCGGCATCAAGGTGATCGACTTGATCCTGCCCTACTGCAAGGGTGGCAAGATCGGCCTGttcggcggtgccggtgtgGGCAAGACTGTGATCATCATGGAGCTGATCAACAATGTCGCGAAGGGCCACGGTGGTTTCTCCGTGTTTGCCGGCGTTggcgagcgcacgcgcgaggGCACGGACCTGTACCTGGAGATGATGCAGTCGAAGGTGATTGACCTGAAGGGCGAGTCGAagtgcgtgcttgtgtacGGGCAGATGAACGAGCCCCcgggtgcgcgcgcgcgcgttgcgcAGTCTGCGCTGACGATGGCGGAGTACTTCCGCGACGTGGAGGGCCAGAACGTGCTGCTGTTCATCGACAACATCTTCCGCTTCACGCAGGCGAACTCCGAGGTGTCcgcgctgctgggccgcATTCCGGCCGCCGTGGGCTACCAGCCGACGCTTGCGGAGGATCTTGGTatgctgcaggagcgcatCACGTCGACAACGAAGGGGTCGATCACGTCCGTGCAGGCCGTGTACGTGCCAGCGGATGATATCACGGATCCCGCGCCCGCGACGACGTTCTCGCACCTGGATGCGACGACTGTGCTGGAccgcgcggtggcggagtCGGGCATCTACCCTGCCGTGAACCCGCTGGAGTGCGCGTCGCGTATCATGGACCCCGATGTGATCGATGTGGACCACTACAACGTTGCGCAGGATATCGTGCAGATGCTGACCAAGTacaaggagctgcaggacaTCATTGCGGTGCTTGGCATCGACGAGCTGAGCGAGGAAGACAAGGTTGTGGTGGACCGCGCGCGCAAGGTGACCCGGTTCCTGTCGCAGCCGTTCCAGGTTGCGGAGGTGTTCACGGGCATGACGGGCCACTACGTGCAGCTGGTCGACACGGTGGAGTCGTTCTCTGGCCTGCTGATGGGGTCGTACGACCAGATCCCGGAGATGGCGTTCTACATGGTTGGCGGCATCAAGTctgtgctggagaaggcgaaggccatggcggaggaggctgcggcgatggagaagcagcgtcgcgcgcgccagGCCGCGAACGCCTCGGACTCGCAGTA
- a CDS encoding putative ATPase beta subunit, producing MLSRAQSAMIRRAAGVRAASSAVAAAAAKPAEHKGRVGYVSQVIGAVVDVHFSEGVPPVLTALDVTEDLGRDEPLTLEIVQHLDANTGRCIAMQTTDLLKLKSKVVSTGGNISVPVGRETLGRIFNVLGDAIDQRGPVGEKMRMAIHAEAPKLADQAAEDTILTTGIKVIDLILPYCKGGKIGLFGGAGVGKTVIIMELINNVAKGHGGFSVFAGVGERTREGTDLYLEMMQSKVIDLKGESKCVLVYGQMNEPPGARARVAQSALTMAEYFRDVEGQNVLLFIDNIFRFTQANSEVSALLGRIPAAVGYQPTLAEDLGMLQERITSTTKGSITSVQAVYVPADDITDPAPATTFSHLDATTVLDRAVAESGIYPAVNPLECASRIMDPDVIDVDHYNVAQDIVQMLTKYKELQDIIAVLGIDELSEEDKVVVDRARKVTRFLSQPFQVAEVFTGMTGHYVQLVDTVESFSGLLMGSYDQIPEMAFYMVGGIKSVLEKAKAMAEEAAAMEKQRRARQAANASDSQ from the coding sequence GCGCAGTCTGCGATGattcgccgcgccgctggggtgcgcgctgcgtcgtcggcggtggctgccgctgccgcgaagCCTGCGGAGCACAAGGGCCGCGTCGGCTACGTGTCGCAGGTCATTGGTGCGGTGGTGGACGTGCACTTCTcggagggcgtgccgcccgtgctgacggcgctggaTGTGACGGAGGACCTTGGCCGTGATGAGCCGCTGACGCTGGAGATCGTGCAGCACTTGGACGCGAACACCGGCCGCTGCATTGCGATGCAGACGACGGACCTGCTGAAGCTGAAGTCGAAGGTTGTGTCGACCGGCGGCAACATCTCTGTGCCGGTGGGCCGTGAGACGCTGGGCCGCATCTTCAACGTTCTGGGCGATGCGATCGACCAGCGCGGCCCCGTGGGCGAGAAGATGCGCATGGCGATCCACGCCGAGGCCCCGAAGCTGGCGGATCAGGCCGCAGAGGACACGATCCTGACGACCGGCATCAAGGTGATCGACTTGATCCTGCCCTACTGCAAGGGTGGCAAGATCGGCCTGttcggcggtgccggtgtgGGCAAGACTGTGATCATCATGGAGCTGATCAACAATGTCGCGAAGGGCCACGGTGGTTTCTCCGTGTTTGCCGGCGTTggcgagcgcacgcgcgaggGCACGGACCTGTACCTGGAGATGATGCAGTCGAAGGTGATTGACCTGAAGGGCGAGTCGAagtgcgtgcttgtgtacGGGCAGATGAACGAGCCCCcgggtgcgcgcgcgcgcgttgcgcAGTCTGCGCTGACGATGGCGGAGTACTTCCGCGACGTGGAGGGCCAGAACGTGCTGCTGTTCATCGACAACATCTTCCGCTTCACGCAGGCGAACTCCGAGGTGTCcgcgctgctgggccgcATTCCGGCCGCCGTGGGCTACCAGCCGACGCTTGCGGAGGATCTTGGTatgctgcaggagcgcatCACGTCGACAACGAAGGGGTCGATCACGTCCGTGCAGGCCGTGTACGTGCCAGCGGATGATATCACGGATCCCGCGCCCGCGACGACGTTCTCGCACCTGGATGCGACGACTGTGCTGGAccgcgcggtggcggagtCGGGCATCTACCCTGCCGTGAACCCGCTGGAGTGCGCGTCGCGTATCATGGACCCCGATGTGATCGATGTGGACCACTACAACGTTGCGCAGGATATCGTGCAGATGCTGACCAAGTacaaggagctgcaggacaTCATTGCGGTGCTTGGCATCGACGAGCTGAGCGAGGAAGACAAGGTTGTGGTGGACCGCGCGCGCAAGGTGACCCGGTTCCTGTCGCAGCCGTTCCAGGTTGCGGAGGTGTTCACGGGCATGACGGGCCACTACGTGCAGCTGGTCGACACGGTGGAGTCGTTCTCTGGCCTGCTGATGGGGTCGTACGACCAGATCCCGGAGATGGCGTTCTACATGGTTGGCGGCATCAAGTctgtgctggagaaggcgaaggccatggcggaggaggctgcggcgatggagaagcagcgtcgcgcgcgccagGCCGCGAACGCCTCGGACTCGCAGTAG